Below is a genomic region from Medicago truncatula cultivar Jemalong A17 chromosome 3, MtrunA17r5.0-ANR, whole genome shotgun sequence.
CTTTTGTATTGCATTCCACCAAGTAACTGACCCAAAACATTCCGAGTTAGATATCTGACTAAAACAATTATCATTGGTATTGGTATTTACTTTAAAATTGGataataaagattaaaaaaaaatatttgttttgcgCAATAATTTACACATTCATACCGTAAGAAACGTTGGTGGTTGTTGGATCAAGATAAAACCATCATCGATAGATATCCTTAAATGTGTGAATGCGGAAGTGGTGCTTCAAATCCAAATGAAAAACTCATAAAaagggagagagagaaagaaaaaaaattaggagaaaataataaaatttcatttcatcaaTATTCTCTCCAGACCATGTCCCAGCAAATTAaccaaaacacaaaaacataCAATCACAAACAAACACTAGACATGTTTTCTCTGCTTATGAAGATTTGTCTCCAACCATAGTACTATTCCTTTTTTCAACTTTCCCTCTCTCTGGCAGTAAAAATTACAGAGCGGTATCATATCAATTCCCTAAACAAAACTAAAAGCTATTCAAATATCCAATCATAGCAGTGTTTAAAAGGGCAAATAAGAAAGAAAGATTTCTAAATTTTGAGTCAACAAGAGTGGAAAATCAGAGCATGAGGAAGACGATGCTGATGGTGGTTATGGTTATGTTGGTTAGGAGATTCTTTCTCAATTCGCCATCGAAGATGAAGGAAATCATCCACAGAACATGGAAGCTTGAGAGGACCATTGGTATGGTAGCCATAAACATCATAAGCTTGGTCGAGAAGACGCTTGAAAAGTGGATGGTAAAGATAAGAGATAGGTATGACAAATTTCTGAGCGCAAGAAccaccttcttcttcctcctctaaACCCACTTGAACTGCAAGCCATCCCTTCTTCACTTTCATCTTCTTATCCTCctgcatgattttgataataATTGGTTAACTCTTGCTTGTTCCTATGGTGTTGGTGAAGAGAGAATGAGTGTGAGACTTTGAGTGCCAAAGCTAAGGGAATCAACCTTCATATATATAGCAATATtaaacaatttattattttttaaatgtttttttgggTGTAAAGAATTAAAGtagtaataattttatttataatgattAAGTTTTTGACCTGAAATCTCAACTAAAGAATCTTATCGGTCATTCTTAGTCAAGTCTCTCATTTTAACCACATTTTTTTATCTAGCGAGGCTCGTACATACATCATACATCACTGAAGAATTTGAATCCAATTTTACTGCATTTACTAATTGTCAATaaagtagtaatatttttttgtggttaACTTTTTGACTCGTTGAGAAAAAGATATGGTAATTCGGAGTTCATCAAAAGATAcgtaaaacaataataatgtgtgtatatagtaaaataagggaataaaatgaaatgaaagagGGGTGGTGGTGGGGACTGGACTATTTGGG
It encodes:
- the LOC25489869 gene encoding auxin-induced protein 6B; this encodes MQEDKKMKVKKGWLAVQVGLEEEEEGGSCAQKFVIPISYLYHPLFKRLLDQAYDVYGYHTNGPLKLPCSVDDFLHLRWRIEKESPNQHNHNHHQHRLPHALIFHSC